The genomic segment CTTGCTCTTTACAATAATCAACCCTTTCTTCGTCAATTATGTTTTCACAGTAAGACACATCTTGCTCATTCATAGCTTTAGTTATAATAGCATTGTCTTTACACACATTCCTTCTACGTTCGTCTTGAAGAGCGTCACAAATACTTGGATCTTGTTTTCGACCAGCTTCAGCATTAATAACGACATATTCACAGTAATCTTTATCCTGATCCTGAAGTTTTTTACAAAGAGCAATATCTCCTGTTTCAGTTGCTTCATATCTAATTTCCTTTACATCTTCTTCAGTTAAAACTGGTTTATCTAATTGTCCATATTGTAAGAAATTAAATATTTTCTCATACTGAGTAAAGAAAATAACTCCTATAATTATTAAACCTAAAATAANNNNNNNNNNACATTTAAAAGTTAAACAATACAAGAATGTAAATTTTTTATTACTAAAATTTCTAAATCATATAATGGAACATTAAAAAAACAGGCAGTTTAATCTGTTTTTATTTTGAGGACTGATAAGTAGTGCCCCTAGAAGGACTCGAACCTTCAACTATCAGCTTAAAAGGCTGTTACTCTGCCGGTTGAGTTATAGGGGCGAACACAAATTTACAATACCACACTTTTATATTTTTTCAACACGCAATTTTCTCAAAAGATCTTTTTGCTCTTTAGTAAGTTTTTTTGGAGTTTGAATATTTAACTTAACGTATAAACTGCCTCTTCCATGGCCAGAAAAATGGGGTATTCCTTTTTTAGAAAGTCTAAAAACTTTTCCAGATTCAGTTCCAGCTGGAATTTTTAACTCAATTGTATCGCCTTCAAGCGTCACAATATCAATTTTATCTCCTAACACTGCTTGAGAAAACATAATTGGCACTAAAACATGCAGGTCATCACCTTGGCGTTTAAACCGAGAATGGTCTCTAACCAGCACCCTAATATATAAATCACCTGGTTTTCCATTCTTTCTCCCTGCATTTCCTTTGCCTTCAACTCTAATAAGCTGGTTCGTATCAACACCTGCTGGAACAAATATTGCAATTTCATCTTTACCCTTCATTCTTCCTTCACCTTTGCAGACATTACAAGGTTTTTCAGGCCTGTAACCCTCACCTCTGCATTCTGGACAAGTAATGTATCTTGTAAATGAGGCTAGAAATGTTTTCTTAACTTCCTGAACATGGCCAGTACCGCGACAGGAAAAACATTCAACAACTTTTGTTTCCGGTTCAGCTCCAACTCCTTTGCAGCGGGAACAATTGATTTGCTTTAAAATCACAATGTTTTTTTCAATTCCTCTTAAAGTATCAGCTAAATCAACTGCAAGATCAATTTTAATATTACTGCCTTTTCTTAAGTCCTTTTTTCTTTTTTGTCCGCCAAAACCAAACATTTCTTCAACCAAATCACTTAAATCTTCGACATTAAAGTCAAAGCCAGAGTTAGCGCCGCCCCAGCTCCATTGAAAATCAAATCCTGGCTGAGCTCCTTTTTCAAAAACCCTGCCAAACTTATCATATTGAGCTCTTTTCTCCTGATCAGATAAAATCTGGTAAGCCTCATTTACCTCTTTAAACTTTTTCTCATCACCGCCTTTATCAGGATGGAATTTATGAGCTAGCTTATGATAAGCTTTTCTAATGTCAGATTGTGTTGCTTTTTGATCAACACCTAAAATTTTGTAATAATTTTTGTTCATTTGTGTTATTTTTCTTTTTCTTTAAACTCCCCTTCTTCGGCCTGGGGTTTTTCTTGTTTTGGCCCGGCTTGTTTCTGAGCCTCAGCAGCTTTCTTATAAATCTCTGCACCAATCTGCTGAATCACCTGAGACAACTCCTGGGTTTTATTTTTAATATCATCAATATTATCAGTTTCTTTTACTTTTTTCAAAGCTTCAAGTTTTTCTTCAACCTGTTTTTTTACATCATCAGATATTTTATCTTTCATTTCTGTTAATGTTTTTTCAGTTGTATAAATTAAGTTATCAGCCATGTTTTTAGCCTCAATAGATTCTCTTTTTTTCTTATCCTCTTCTCCGTGAAGTTCTGCTTCTTTTTTCATTTTCTCAATCTCTTCTTTTGACAGGCCTATTGAACCTTCAACTTTAATTGATTGGGTTTTGCTTGTTGCTTTGTCCTTTGCAGTAACAGTTAAAATTCCATTGGCATCAATGTCAAACGCAACCTCAACCTGAGGCATGCCACGGGGAGCCGGAGGAATTCCTGTTAAAACAAACTTTCCTAATGACCTGTTATCAACAGCCATTGGCCTTTCGCCCTGCAGAATATTAATTTCAACTGATGGCTGGCTGTCAGCAGCAGTTGAAAATACCTGAGTTTTAGATGTTGGAATGGTTGTATTTTTAGCAATCATTGCAGTGCTTACTCCTCCTAAGGTCTCAATTCCTAAAGACAAAGGCAATACATCCAAAAGCAGCACGCTCTTAATACCTCCTTCTGGAGCACGGCCTTCTTCTTTTGCCCTGAGTACTTCAGCTTGAATTGCAGCACCCATTGCAACAACTTCCTCAGGATTAATTGAAGTGTTAGGACTTTTACCAAAGAAGTTTTTAACAGCATCTTTAACAGCAGGAACCAAAGTTGTTCCACCAACAAGAATCACTTCATTAATATCATCTTTAGTTAGTTTTGCTTCTTTTAAAGTTTCTTCTACTCTTTTAATTGATTTTTTAATTAAATCCCTGTTTAGATTATCAAGCTCAGCTCTTGAGATTTTGTAATTTAAATGTTTTGGACCAGCTGAATCTGATGTAATAAATGGAAGATTAATTTCAGTTTCTTGAGTTGAAGAAAGTTCAATTTTAGCATTCTCAGCAGCTTCTTTTAATCTTTGTAAAGCTAATGGGTCTTTACTCAAATCAATTCCTTGTTCTTTTTTAAATTTATCAACAATCCAATTCATAATATTCTGGTCAAAATCATTTCCACCTAAATGAGCTTCTCCTCCAGTCGCCAGCACCTCAACAGTATCTTCTTTTTCACCAGGGACAATATCAAGTATTGTCACATCAAATGTTCCGCCACCAAAATCATAAACAACAACTTTTTCTTC from the Patescibacteria group bacterium genome contains:
- the dnaK gene encoding molecular chaperone DnaK, which encodes MSKILGIDLGTAITKMATIVQGEPKCLETREGSILMPSIVALSKNNERIVGVLAKRQAITNPKNTIHSVKRFIGRRFSDPEVQKELKRLSYETRERKDGGVEVKMGDKWHTPIEISSMILQKMKIDAEEKLGEKIESVVITCPANFDDSQRTATKTAGEIAGFKVLRVINEPTAAALSYGLGKKKEEKVVVYDFGGGTFDVTILDIVPGEKEDTVEVLATGGEAHLGGNDFDQNIMNWIVDKFKKEQGIDLSKDPLALQRLKEAAENAKIELSSTQETEINLPFITSDSAGPKHLNYKISRAELDNLNRDLIKKSIKRVEETLKEAKLTKDDINEVILVGGTTLVPAVKDAVKNFFGKSPNTSINPEEVVAMGAAIQAEVLRAKEEGRAPEGGIKSVLLLDVLPLSLGIETLGGVSTAMIAKNTTIPTSKTQVFSTAADSQPSVEINILQGERPMAVDNRSLGKFVLTGIPPAPRGMPQVEVAFDIDANGILTVTAKDKATSKTQSIKVEGSIGLSKEEIEKMKKEAELHGEEDKKKRESIEAKNMADNLIYTTEKTLTEMKDKISDDVKKQVEEKLEALKKVKETDNIDDIKNKTQELSQVIQQIGAEIYKKAAEAQKQAGPKQEKPQAEEGEFKEKEK
- the dnaJ gene encoding molecular chaperone DnaJ; this translates as MNKNYYKILGVDQKATQSDIRKAYHKLAHKFHPDKGGDEKKFKEVNEAYQILSDQEKRAQYDKFGRVFEKGAQPGFDFQWSWGGANSGFDFNVEDLSDLVEEMFGFGGQKRKKDLRKGSNIKIDLAVDLADTLRGIEKNIVILKQINCSRCKGVGAEPETKVVECFSCRGTGHVQEVKKTFLASFTRYITCPECRGEGYRPEKPCNVCKGEGRMKGKDEIAIFVPAGVDTNQLIRVEGKGNAGRKNGKPGDLYIRVLVRDHSRFKRQGDDLHVLVPIMFSQAVLGDKIDIVTLEGDTIELKIPAGTESGKVFRLSKKGIPHFSGHGRGSLYVKLNIQTPKKLTKEQKDLLRKLRVEKI